A region from the Tsuneonella mangrovi genome encodes:
- a CDS encoding cupin domain-containing protein: MTQSIEVRRFETPDDRLDMKAAGGISVVQMGTGNAGMHAVFAPGWTWEKDEKPLIGCPDACPTHHTGFCIAGTLVVRMTGSGEETEIKPGDFFEIPPGHDGYVKGDEAVELILFAAPDHSH, translated from the coding sequence ATGACACAGTCGATCGAAGTCCGCCGGTTCGAAACGCCGGATGACAGGCTGGACATGAAGGCCGCGGGCGGCATTTCGGTGGTCCAGATGGGCACCGGCAACGCCGGAATGCACGCGGTGTTCGCACCGGGCTGGACCTGGGAAAAGGACGAGAAGCCGCTGATCGGGTGCCCCGACGCCTGCCCGACCCACCACACCGGCTTTTGCATTGCCGGCACCCTCGTCGTGCGGATGACCGGCAGCGGTGAGGAGACCGAGATCAAACCGGGCGACTTCTTCGAGATCCCGCCGGGTCACGATGGCTACGTTAAGGGCGATGAAGCGGTCGAGCTGATCCTGTTCGCCGCGCCCGACCACAGC